The following are encoded in a window of Magnolia sinica isolate HGM2019 chromosome 11, MsV1, whole genome shotgun sequence genomic DNA:
- the LOC131218511 gene encoding mediator of RNA polymerase II transcription subunit 32 has protein sequence MDSIVDALNNAYQEFVAAAGGVLEAKELSGGQKTAATDAALEKFKQQWELFRVACDQAEEFVESVKQRIGSECLVDEATGSVATRPGPGSAGLPPISAVRLEQMSKAVRWLVIELQHGSGNANASHAHSSVPFDARFSEDAAQ, from the coding sequence ATGGACAGCATTGTAGATGCACTGAACAATGCATATCAGGAATTTGTGGCTGCGGCAGGAGGTGTgcttgaagctaaggagctctcAGGTGGCCAGAAAACGGCAGCAACGGATGCTGCTTTGGAGAAATTCAAACAGCAGTGGGAACTGTTTAGGGTTGCTTGCGATCAGGCAGAGGAGTTCGTGGAATCTGTCAAGCAAAGGATAGGTTCAGAATGCCTAGTGGATGAGGCGACTGGTTCGGTTGCAACAAGGCCAGGGCCTGGTTCTGCAGGTCTCCCACCTATCAGTGCTGTTCGATTGGAGCAGATGAGTAAAGCCGTACGATGGCTCGTCATAGAACTCCAGCATGGGTCTGGAAATGCCAATGCCTCCCATGCTCATTCTTCTGTTCCTTTTGATGCCAGATTTTCAGAAGATGCAGCCCAATAG